The sequence AAGGAGAAAAATCACTCAGCAAAATATGAGCAGATAAAATTGTGGCCCCATACCAATTCTAAAGGCCTGTCACGGTGGACAATGGAGAGAAGAACCAttagaggagagaggagagaggtcAGTTGAGCAGTGCGTCATCTTTAAACAACATCATCAATCCCTAAAATTCAGATCTGCGAGTAGGATTGGGTATAATGCAAATGGCCACATGGTGGGTAGGAGCAGAAAAGCGAAGCATTAAAAGGAATGAGTACTGGTAACACTTAGTTCTCATTATCTCACTAAACTAGTTACTCTTTAAAGGCCCTTTTAACCGGCCTGGAAAACAGAAATGGCCGCCGACACACTGTATTGCTAAGCTTGGAAAAAAGCCTCTCTTGGGGAAAAACTCTATCTACATTAGTGCGGAAAACTGAAAGTAGAGTAGTTGATTTTTATGCTGCTGATTTTTAGTGCAAGTAAGAATCATTATAAAATCTTCAGAACCCAGTCCAGATATAATTTGACAAATATGACAAATGATTTTTCAGGGAATTAACCGAAAGAACATACAATTGCAGGTGTATGCATTTGTGAGAATGAGGCCGCATGCGGCCAAGTTGGAAGGAGGCAGTCAGTAGTAGCAAGACATCAGAAAGCCTTTGAATAGGAGATGAATGAAAGATGAAGTGACAGCTTTTTTGAAGTGATGAAGATGACTCGCGTTTGGATCAGCTCTCAGCGTCAGATGAAGAGAGCTCTCATGTCTTGCGAAACATATTTCATTAATGCTTACAAGTCAAAAACCTTTGCTTCTGCTGCCACTCTGCAGCAAAACATCTTATAATTCTCAATCTCTATGTTGATGATGGTTAATCAgctacacacagacacacacatgccgTCTTTCTCTTGTACTCTGTTTCAGGCACATTTTCTTCTCACCTCCAGGGAATTCTCATTCGTTGGTGCCTTTAACTCTCCCTTGCTGTCATCTTTGAATCTGGATCTCGACAGGCTTTGCTCCTCTTTAGCTGCAGCCTCTGCTTTTTTCTCATTCTTGTCTTCTTTGTGTGCATCACCAATCACATCTAAGATGAAATGGCAAAGTATTGAGCAGAGCAAATTTGTAGAACAGTGCAAGCCCAAATGGATTTGTGTACTTATGCGTTAAACAGTAGAGagtttcctctttttttaataaaaaacaacaacaacaacagtttaGACTTATTTGGTTAAAGAAAAGTAGGATCTGTACACACATGATCGCAATTATTTCTCATAACAAATTCTTCATAGCATGGACTATACTAGAAGTTCACAAATTAGACTAATTTTTGCTTGGAGGGTTGTGTTGCTCATTCTCTCTCTATAAAATACCCCAACAGGGTTACTTTTGGATTTAAGTCACGCAGTATACTCGACCACATGATTTATGTGACTTTATGTTAAATCCTTGAATCATTATGTTATTGGAATATTCCTCTTCTATCAACCCTCTAGAAACTAAACGCTTCTTGTCAGCCAGTGCTTTGTTATGTCCACAAGCATTCATAGATTAATCTTCATGTGTCATCTCCTTACACCCTTTGCACATATGCAGTCCAACACCAACACACTCTAACATCTATGCATCACTGCTGACATTTTGAAAGATCACATGTTTTCTAACTTATAAGTCAGTGATCAGAGGTGTAGTTGCTTTGAACTTGAATTTAAAAACTTGTATTTTCGATACAGttatttgttctttatttttcatgaaggAATCACCTCACTTGTTAACCTAGATATGATGCCATTATTGAGAGGTGACGCTATTTTGAATAATTTGACATCAAGTAATATGGGCATAACTCACTACTCAGAGCCAAAATATGCGAGTCTCACCAGCGTCAGAGATCATGGATTCACACTCCGTATCAATACGCATTTCTTTTTCTGGGAGGCCTAGCAGGTTTCTCAGCCTGGCAGCTTCATCAGCCATTGTGTCCAAAAGCTGCTTccacagctgctgcctgcagagGGCACCAGACACAATCATAACATCTAGGCTTGCTACAATGACTGTGCGACTGTAGAACATCAGTTTGTGTACTGAAGATGATGTATGAATCATGAGTATCCATGCTTTACCCTATAGTGACAGCTGGTACATAACAATATTTCAGTTCAGAGGGTTCAGAAAGTTGCAGAACCACAGAGTTGAGCTGGGCtagactctcttcttttgtGGGGGAGTCCAGAGTCTTTTCTTCATCAGGCAGAGACAACACAGCCTTACATACAGGAAATAaacaattaataaaataaaaagaacaaacacagtACATTATGTCTTTCATCCTTTCAACATGatatgaaattaattatacATTCAATGTTCAAAAGTTCCTTAAACTAAATATTTGAGTTATCGAACTAATATTACAGTAAtgtgttctttctttgtttaaatCAATAATCATTAAGTCCCAAATCAACCCAACATAACATGTGACGACCTGTCGGAGTGTGTCAACAGAGAGATCCCAGGTGCAAGCTTGATTCACTTCTTTCCACAGTCTCTTTAGGTCTTGCACTGGCTGATCAAAGTACTGCAACTAAAACAGAGATGTGGTAGAACAGATTGGGGTAGAAAAACAGAGGTGGCTTTGTATGCAAGCCCTTTTTAAAGGTTCAATGTTTTAATGTTTCAAATTTCTGCACAAATCAGCAGCCATCCACAGAAATATTGAACAAAAGAAACAACCTAAATGTGACCAATTAAGAATTGAACAGAGATACATCATTACAGGATTCAGATTCAGCTGAAGGACTTTATCTGTTCTGTAAAAAATGGTGGTGGCAGTATTATGTCAACTTCCTTTGTCGCATCTGTTGAAGACCCATTGTTTGATATTTTCGATCACTgcaattatattaaaaaaacaaaacaaacacagagctatgcatgtatatatttatatatatgcatacacacacacatatatatatatatatatatatatatatatatatatatatatatatatatatatatatatacatatatatattagatTTCTGCCAAAAGATCTTAAAAACGCAACAAACTGGAACTTTATCTCAACTCCTTCAAGGAAAAAACAGCTCAGAGTTGAAGCTATTCACATATTTTTAGCTTTAaatttatctttaaaaaaaaaaatcccacagtATGAtctttttgtctcatttgtttAGATGAGCTCTCTTTACCCCTTTTAAGACTTGTGTAAAAAATCTAATGATGTTTTACGCCAAATTTACACAGAAatcctttagttttttttttttttttttacccttgtcctgtccagcattatggcagcagaattgtaatctgaataccgtttatgctaaacacatttgctatgccaagggaagctttatgaatgtaaagctccccttgatgcccatcaaatCTTTTAGTTTCTAAAGTTCAAAAACTTTCAAACAGAAACCACCATCACACTACTGGGATATCATTTCCTTTCACAGTTATCATCATTATGATACACATCAGATTTCTTTTTATCTCTTAAGGAGGAGTGTCAAACTATTTGAGTCACCCATTGTGGTAATAAAACGTGAGCACATGaaaggcttcaacagcagcaatcATTGTCTTTGGAAATCTAACTATATGAGAAAAAAATAGCCTCTTTATTCCGATCTCAGATCAGATGACCCATAATAACAGGTACAATTTGTACTAAAAAATGTTTAagtctttttaaattttttgtagATATTAGCGGTTCTGATCAATTATATTATTAGCTACTATAAATTATCGTTGAAATAATATAATTGTGGAATACTAGATGAATGAGGGCTATCTTAAAGGCCATGTTAGCAAGAGACAGCCTTCACGGGCTGATCACACTCTCGCCTAACAGCCAGTGAAATGTCAAAAGAAACCACACAATGAATGGTTCCATTACAGATCATCTCAATTGAATCAGGGGCTGTGACTAAGATTtattctgaaataaacactctCATAGAAAAATGTATGACACATCAGTGCTAcatgaaaatggtctcctctgATGCACAATGATCAACATGCATCAGACAATACGCAACAAGGAGgattaaaacaagaaaataatcACAAATTGGATTCATACAGAGAAAAGTTTAAATAAGATGCTTCCACTGGTATATCGTTACCTTGGGGTTTTTGTTCTTGAACTGTTGCTCTTCAGTGATGTAAAGCTCTGCAGGAGACTTGGGTCTTTTGGGGCAGTGGACCCTCCGCAGCGCCTCATACACAATCGACCGACATGTTTTTTCCACAACTATCTTTTCCAACTTTGTCTGCTCATCCACACAACAGAAACAATGAAGGAAAATGATTTTAAATGATGCAGATTTCTACTGATTACATTTCTTTACCATCTAAagcagggatacccacatcCGGCCCTGCAGGTGTTGGATGtatccctgcttcaacacacctgatttgatgcatcattagcaggcttgtgcaggaCTTAGCAATCTTTTGAAgtgatccatttcatctgaatgagctgtgttgaagcaggggaaCATCTAAAGCCTGCAGGACAGTGACCCTCGAGGATCGGATGCGGGTAAACCTGATCTAGACTATCCATTGACCTTTTTGTAAACCTTCTCTGTAAACTTACAAGCCTCGGATCTGCGGTTTTGTCCTTGCACAGAGCCACTCCTCTCAACTTGATTTGCATGGCGGCACCTTGCAGCAAAACAGGATGGGTGTTGAGCTGCCAAAGTTCAGTTTTGATACCTGGCTTCTCTGACTTAAATATAAACTCCACCCACTTGGTGTCACCAGGACGGATCACACCTGGATGGGAGGGGAAATAAGTCATAAAGCAAAAAGGCAGGTTGAATGCTAGCTGAGTGATATGAGGGGCTGGCACACAGACAAGCACTGTGTGATATATAACTATTGCTTGTTTGTATCTGTACCAGAAGAGGAATTGAAGTAGAAATGCATAGTCTGTGTTTGTGATGACAGGTGAGGAAAGCTGTGTGGCACTGTAAGCGGCTGCCAGCCATAAAAGATGGCAGTGTTGCCCTCATTGTGTAGCTCCAGGTGGGATGATGCTTTTTCTCCAGTTTGGGCCTCAAAGATTATGGTGGCACTGATTCTTACTTCCCCCTAATAAACCCATCCAGGAAAAATGACAGACAATCATGTGTTTAGTCTCAACATCACAGATCTGGAAACATTGCTTTAAGACATAAAGACAATGACAATGGCTACATTACATGCACATCATGCATATATCAACATATAAAGGGTTGCTGCTAATAAAAAGGAATAAATTAGAAAAAAGAACTTTGTGGTGGAGAACCACATTTTAAATCTAGTATGACATCAACAGCAGTGTCATGCTATACTTACTAATCTGCTtcttttaatgtaaaataaaaccacttaaaatgcatttgtttctctttgatgttgaccTGACCTTAAAAGCTTAACTCTATGTAAAAGTTCATCAGAATTTAAATATGAATGTTCTAGAggaactgttgtgttttatggtaaAGTCAATTGGAGGAAACATCTGACATGACCTTGATGCTCTACTGATGGAGGTGGTACATCACAAGTGGATATTACATTAAATGATCAAAAAAGGTTTCGCAAACCTGGTGAACAAGCAAATTAGCTTGTCCCAAACAACGGTCTGTCTCTCTAAGAAATGTAGTTGCAGCCAAACCTACTGTGCAAAAGTTCTCTCTACCTGGTTAGAAGTGGAGTTTCCAGTCCAGCTAGCAAGCTCACCACAGAACCTCAAGGCAGGAATGAGCAGAGCTTCTACCTGAACGTCATCAAACTGTGCGAGTGGATCACTGTGGAGGGACAATAAAAAAGTGATTTCAGACTGACTATATTGAGCCATCTGCTTTTAAAAACTCTCATTTGTCTGAATCTGGCATTCTTTCATACAGTATTTTCTGGTCTATAGCACGGTAGAGACCTTTGTCTACTGACACACTGACAAATCAAATAATAATCGGATCTTCTGCGAAAGGAAGTTGTTTGcttaaatcaaatgaattcagtgcGATGTAACTTCAAAGCCCTGCGGGTCTGAACCTAAACACCTCCGTTTAGCCGACACGGTGATAACCTCCTCACATACGATAGTCCTGCCCAAAGATGCTCCATCCAGTCTCTTTTTCGCTATCTTGAGATTTAACTTTGTGCCACGTTGTCATCAAAGTGAAAAGCTTGCAAACATTGGTTACATGATCATACATGTTGTATACCTTTAACACATCATAGACAACTCTTCACAGTTATATAGTAACCTATGCCTATTTGAACCACACTTAGAATGACAAAATATCCAGGATACTAACTGGAAACAACAACAGTTTATGATTTTATTTACAATGTGAGCACAAAGCATTTCCTGATGTATTTATTGGGTTGATTTGAATGCACCATTGAATAAATTACTCAGATATACAGATTGCATTCATTAATGTCTGTGAAATAGGGACAGCACTGTCAGCCTTACCCTCACATATAATACATTTGTCATAGCATCATTTTGATAAGCCCACACATTTATTTCTGTCCAGAGTTGCATtcatttttgatcaaattcttGAATTGATGACGGGAGAGTCAGACCACTGTAGTTTTAGCAGTCTCCTTACCCGTTTCATTTGCTTGATGCAGACTAATAATTTGTCCCTTCTGAAGTAGAGGGACATATTTCCCAGAACCACAGGATGTGTCTTCCACCATAGTTTGTGAAAGAAGGAGAAGCTACTCACTGCATCAGTTAGTTTAATAACTTGTTGCCAGCTAAAACATATTAATTACAGCAGTACTTTTACAATAGAAGGTTCTTACCTATTTACTTGGTTAAATCCAGGGTGACTTTTTTATTTGACACTGTATTTAGGTTAGATAAAGGTCCACTTAAGTTTGTAAGTGGGGTGAATATACAAATTGATAAGGCAGAGAGGCTAAGTATTTCTTACAACTTCTCCTTCGTCTGCTTGTGtcccttctcctcttcctccttctccaaTGAGGGACTTTGACACACTGTAATGAAACCGTATGGCTTTCCAGAGCCAATGACTTCCAGTCCACTGATGTCCTGTAATTAAAGTCACACAAAGTGGTAGTTTTTAAGTATATCATCACTGATTCTCTATTAAAATGGAACATTCTAGTTGATGTTATTTCACTAATACCTATGCTGTTTTAAGTCCGACATCAATTAATAATTTTGTCTTGACAGCCAGAGAGACTGAATTAATGTGGTTATGAAACCTTTAAACATAAGAATATTGGCAATGAGGGACACGCAGTTTCTCAGACAGTCCAGTTCAACCTCACACAAACAGTGTCATTCAACGTATTTCAGTGGAACTGTTTGGGTTTTTGTTTGCTCAATACTTTTTACCCATCCAGTAGTTCATGATGAGCAGAGTGGAGTGATCAATGCAAAGTCAGACAGGACGATCTGTCTCAGACTCTGTAAGTCAGAGGGCACTTCAGACCCCAAATCATAAGCCTCACATTAGTCACCTGTGCAACAGAACATACCGCACCCATTTTCTCTGTGTGAGTGAGACAGAGGAAAGCGAAACGTGGAGGGATGATGCCAGCTGAGACCacaaaaagaagatgaaatTTGAATAAACCTACCTAAAAGAAGCACCTATTACTAATGGTGTTAATAGGATTAAATAGGAACTGGCTGTGCTAAGAAGCAAATTTATGCATACGTGTTTAACTCAGAATCCCCTGACGCTGCTGATGGAGTCATTGTAATGCAGAGGGAGCATTAAAGTAGACTCTGTCCCTCTTGGGGTCCGTTGTCCCACAGATCTTAGAAGTACTACTCATGACTTGGCACGCTCTGAATTTCATAACTGTACCTGTTCTGCTTTTGGGTGCATGTGAACACTCTTTGGTGTTTATGGGAGGGCTGGACAGCTTCATTAATCTTAATATGTATGTGTGCACTGAATGCACATTTAATAGGTGATAGAAGACAATGAACTGTATAATAGCATATCCGCAGCAGTTTGTGGACAGTCTTTTTGGTGTgcaggtttgttttttttcccgtgAACCTGCATAGacgtgtgtgcttgtgtggaTGTGCGAGGACTGTAAGCCTTGTACATATCCTGGAGTTTGTTCCCTGCACAGAAAATCCAGAACAGTGCGCCCAAGGCTAGATGATCAGAGGCTATTTGTGAAGATACAGAGTGAATATGAGCTAGGTGAGACAGAATGTCCTTGGGGTGTGAGCGGCTTCAGAGGATTGTGTGGTCCaattataaaaatgtttttgttgaaaCAAAATGTGTTTGATGTGAGTGGATTATGGTTTTATATGAAATATTTCAGATAATTCAATAGTTGGAACTGAAGCAGTAGTTGTGACACACAAGGTCAGACCTTCTTTGAGCCACAATTCAAAACGAAACACTTATCTATCAACATGATGAATAGATTTCAAGATTCAGGGTGACTAATACTAAAACATCCGTAAATTAGCTCAAAAACACTAAAAAGATTCTCAGAAAAACTGATTTAAGTTTACTTTGGTATCCAAATATATGTGTGGATGTAAAGAAGAACTGCTCTTAACAATTACATaataaaaacagtaataaacagTAATGAATAAGGGCTAACTGTGGCACTGCTGGATTACTTCAATACACCAGAAGCTAGTCTGAAGGCATCATCAATCTGGCGATTTTGCTGCACataaacaacttcaaactgaGCACATTCACCATATTTCCCCTCAAGAAGTTTAAACTGCTGAGTTAACTGTTTAGAGATGATTTTCTTAAAAAGTCTTCACCTCCTGTTACATTTTCTTGAAAatagcaagaaggttcctggttcgacCTTTCAGCTGGGGCCCGTATGTGGAGTTTCTCAgttctccctgtgcatgtgtgagttgGTGACATTAGGTTGGACTTTAATGGGACTATTTGTTTGGATTAGGTGCTAAATTTAATGTCAGGCTACAACATAGAATCCACTTCTTGTTCATAAGCTGTAGATGTATTATTACACTAACATTAGGCTTATTCTGTGATAAAAGATGGacaattaaataattaattgcatgtttttctataaaatgatatGTCAACTCAAATTTCATGACTGTGAAAGCCCTACATTGAAAAGGGGGACAACTGATGCATGATGCAAGTGTGCAAACAGGGATAGCCTGAAATCAGCTATATCTGCCTTTAGGATTTATCTGAGCAGCTGCTGGCTGAAGCAGAGAAGAGTGCGATGGTCAAAGCTACATCTTCCTTTAATGAAAGCAGATACTGTCCACTCTAATAACTGCATCAAACAACTTTACTACGTTTTTGCCTTGATTTAGTGTTCATATATGCATCCTCCCCTGCAATGATGACAGTGCTAATAAAAAGCTGTAACAAGTTGCGATGAAATGAGCTAGATGGTCATTCTCATATTCTCCACGATTATTCCATGATCTTGAGAAAGCAAAGGGATCTGTTCTGTGCTTTTGTAGAAATCATCTCAAGTGGGCCTAAAACTTATTTATTAACTGTCTTTGTGAGAAAAAATATCTAACGTAACACTTCAAACATGTGTATAAAAATACTTATGGAAAGATAACTTGTACAGTTCTTAGAGCCACCAAAGACCAATTTGACATGATAAGGCCATAAACAATTTCAGTTATCTGTTATATTGATTAATTAGAAAAAAATCCCTATTTGTTCTTTAAAATACATGACAAACCTATGGAATAAATATAGGTTATCCtcgtctgaaaaaaaaaatcttaaatacaaaaatgttgaGGCAATACTCATTGAGAGTTGAAGATTTGAATAAAATTTGTGTTACTGGCTTTTTGATGTCCAAGTTCTGCAAAACCTCTCTCAGCTCCTGGTACTGGTTCTGAAGGTATGCATTCTGGTCCCAAGTCCGAGAAGCTGGACGCACTGTCTCAGCAGAACTGATTCCTAGCACATGAAACATATCCCACAGAGAGAATTCAGTTTGTCTGCAGCGAGACTGAAAGTCAGTTTGTGTGGGAGTAAGTCTTTGAGACTACTGCATTTCTCCAAATTCATCTATCACGCTCAGTTCAGAGTAGAAAAACTAGTACACATCCAATATATGCTGCGTTTTCTCCTTTTAAAGATAATCTTATCTCTTATTTTGAGCTTTTACAAGCTCAAGAGATAAGATGTTACAGCTACAATGCCCTTTCACAGAGCAATTGATGGAACACGGTCATGAACAAAGCTGAAGAGACAAAGTGGGACACAGTGAAGGTGTCTGTTTGTACCTAATTCCTGGCGTACGCTGTTGGGTATTCCCACATGTGTGACTGGTTTCTGCCGGCCCAGCTCAGCCTGAGTCAGAGTGGCTGTAATACCACTCACTTCATCTCCATAACGCTGCGGGAAACTCCAAAACTCACTGCCGACACGATAGCCCTCGAGAAGAA is a genomic window of Odontesthes bonariensis isolate fOdoBon6 chromosome 4, fOdoBon6.hap1, whole genome shotgun sequence containing:
- the mycbpap gene encoding MYCBP-associated protein → MNHHESPRKELRSPRRSEAKKGKTPEELSNLADNPANDTVKNIQALRPQETDKPYIHKLQKRHQRPDLMDYVHLRSPADEVTHTVKGIEEHPVNLDPQLLDSTGLEGLRFDDHGMVLPHSILGGLEDFRSYLQTKGETELVKRIPKSFRDVTSEATGRPSINIVEREISSDQRNFQSNALQQWDKHMKHRRLQQDFLSYLLDRPLENLLMNQTDHFREIHEQKEILSQVMPLIHSGYGYRVGSEFWSFPQRYGDEVSGITATLTQAELGRQKPVTHVGIPNSVRQELGISSAETVRPASRTWDQNAYLQNQYQELREVLQNLDIKKPDISGLEVIGSGKPYGFITVCQSPSLEKEEEEKGHKQTKEKFDPLAQFDDVQVEALLIPALRFCGELASWTGNSTSNQGEVRISATIIFEAQTGEKASSHLELHNEGNTAIFYGWQPLTVPHSFPHLSSQTQTMHFYFNSSSGVIRPGDTKWVEFIFKSEKPGIKTELWQLNTHPVLLQGAAMQIKLRGVALCKDKTADPRLTKLEKIVVEKTCRSIVYEALRRVHCPKRPKSPAELYITEEQQFKNKNPKLQYFDQPVQDLKRLWKEVNQACTWDLSVDTLRQAVLSLPDEEKTLDSPTKEESLAQLNSVVLQLSEPSELKYCYVPAVTIGQQLWKQLLDTMADEAARLRNLLGLPEKEMRIDTECESMISDADVIGDAHKEDKNEKKAEAAAKEEQSLSRSRFKDDSKGELKAPTNENSLEESKKRGRKKDDTGKPSIKKQGKESRSLTDTCLGSFSRLPPDAQSVDSERIHFYTRILHKKVYALMEDLVYNLCDLVDEVNVGGGQNTKH